attaattttttaaatttccctctcttaccattattattatattgtaatatattaaatattaaatatttaatatattttacaattGTGTGTATACTTTAGAGGTGATTGAGTATAGATAAaacttggattttttttttttttttgatatcgagaaattttatctaaattggattttttttaagagCAAATAgataaactttatatttaacTATGAAAAATTGTGGAACAAAATTTGAACCAAGGCCATTTTGTACATTGAACCCCTCATGTATCACTGGAACAACTCAATTGTAATTTGCACGGGTCAAAGAAACAAcctcattaattatattaaaaggaGATATAACATTACAagtaacaacaaaatataaacaagtaGCAGCTAAAAACAAGTTCACTTTCTCTCGTTTACATCTTTTGTAGGTCTTTGTAGGCAATTCCTTGTTTTATAGCAGGAATATAAATTGCCGTCAAAGCACCTACAGCCATAAAAATCACAAAAGACATCTTCACAGAGGCAATACCGGTGAAGCCAAAAGTTTCAAGAATAGAAATATAATACGGAAGTTccatcaaataaatcaatagGAGAATGATTATGGAAAATCGGAGGCCAGTTACGAGAATCGAAATTAGGCACACAGACGTAAAAAAAGCCAATGAATTACAGATCACAAACATTAATTGGTATAGAGACCCCGCCAGAATCATACGCCCTGCAAAGTGTTGTTCAGAAGGCTCTGTACTAaagatggtggtggtggtgttacTGATAGCGGTAGTGGTGGTGTTACTGATAGCAGTGGTGGTGTTGGCGTTACTGATAGCGGAGGTGGTGGTGTTACTGATACCAGTGTTGTTCGCTGCAGGCTGCAGTTTGCCGTCATCTTGCCAAAATCCTCCGGGGGGAGCTAGTGCAGCTTGGTATGTGGCTGTGGCGATCAAAATTGCCACTACAAGTAGCGTATTTCGGACTTCAAGAGGAACTTCATTTACGCTTAGGTGAAACCACAAAAATTTTCCCCTAATTCTATCTGAACACGATAAGACATCAGAAAACTTCTtgaatttcaaagttttttctGAACCTCTTAAAGGCGGATGGAGTTCAGATGCAGTTTTCGCTTTAGCAGTAAGTAGAATGTCCCCAACTGCTGCATCTACCAAACCTTGAGCTTGGCGTTCCTTGAACATGTCCAAAGCTGTCAAACCATTACTGTTCTCTATATTCACTTTCATACATCCAATCAACAGCTTCACCACCTTTATTATTGAGAAGATGAGGAAATATTAGAAGtttatgtaaagaaaatgacaaggcAAATCGGACGCTTACCTCAGGTTGATTTGCAGATACTGCTGTATGCAATGCATTGTTTCCTTCCTCGTCCTTACTGTGCAGCATCTCTTCTTTGTTGAAGTATCGAAGCCATCCTAACAACACTTTAAAGGCATTCAAACTCTTGTTTTTGATGGCGACATGGATGGCAGTTTCAGATTTAACAGTCAAATCTTCTATTGATGATGGACAAACACGCAAAAACTCATCCAAACTGGATTCATCATCTAGTTGAGCTGCATAGTGCAAAGGAGTAACCATTCCCTTTGCTTTAACACGGACAAGCTCACTGTCATGTTTTATCAACCATGATACAATTTTCTGGTACTGCAACTCCAAATCCGGATCACAAGGATTCAGCCCTTCCTGCAGCTGCTGCTTCCCTTCCAAAGCCAAATGGAGGGGGCTACGCCCAAGATGGTCTCGCTTCCGAGCAAATGATGGCATTAAGTTTAGTATTTCCTTGGCGAAATGGATCTTTCCCTCCCTTGCAGCTGTGTGCAAGGGAGTTGTCACAAATGGTACTTTATCAATAATATCCAAAACATAAGGATCCTCTGCAAGTACTGAAAAAAATGCATCTGCGTTTCCTTCCTTAGCAAAATTCTGCAACCTCTCATCCATGTCTGTGTGGGTGTTTAAAGAAATCTtttgcaaattttctttcaattacaGGAGTAACAATGGTAGTTTGAGTTATAAGAATCAAAATAATGAGTCACTGTTTGCCTTGTGCACAGGAAAGGAGAAATGAGAACCACAGATTCCTATCTCTGGATAAGAAGCAACGAAGAAGCGTCAAAACAGTGAGTCTTGGTCAATGTTTTGGATTGCTTCTGGAGTACCCATCATTTTCCCAACTAGCTCAGCCATAGAAGACTAAAGTGCCATTATATGGTCAGTCTGCCAAGAACGTCAAAACAGTGAGTCTTGGTCAATGTTTTGGAAGCTTCTGGAGTACCCATCATTTTCCCAACTATCGCAGCCATAGAAGACTAAAGTGCCATTATATGGTCAGTCTGCCAAGAATTTTGAGGCTTTTTACTGTgtatttggtttgggtaattttattatcaaaattaaaaaattataggttatttttaaaattattatatataaattattatatataaattattattatatttgataaaatttgataataatgaataagtataaataattattgtatttgattagtatattatctaatatattattttacttaaatgtcttatatataattattttaaattattttttatgttatttgttatactaagtaaaaataagattatttttattttaaaaaataataaataaaaatataattataataaaatcaagactatcttgataatattttaatatctaaaataaaaatagtaattagattacaccttatattatttgttatattgttattgataataaaaattattaaaattttttattatttatcaataaaataaaataatatagataataaaaaatgtattaacaGAGAAATTTTTATCTACAGCACACCAAACACCCCCATACTGTTATTATCACTGTCAAGATGAGTAAAATCCTAGATGAGAGATGCTTGAGAATGATTTTAGTATCATTaccttcagttttttttttttaaataattgggACTCTGCTCATATTTATTGGATGGGAAAAGCAGGGGCACAGTAACTGATCCCCTCAATCTCATGGAGTTCAGATGCAGTTTTCGCTTTAGCAGTAAGTAGAATGTCCCCAACTGCTGCATCTACCAAACCTTCAGCGTGGCGTTCCTTGAACATGTCCAAAGCTGTCAAACCATTACTGTTCTCTATATTCACTTTCATACATCCAATCAA
This sequence is a window from Mangifera indica cultivar Alphonso chromosome 20, CATAS_Mindica_2.1, whole genome shotgun sequence. Protein-coding genes within it:
- the LOC123204834 gene encoding ankyrin repeat-containing protein BDA1-like, with translation MDERLQNFAKEGNADAFFSVLAEDPYVLDIIDKVPFVTTPLHTAAREGKIHFAKEILNLMPSFARKRDHLGRSPLHLALEGKQQLQEGLNPCDPDLELQYQKIVSWLIKHDSELVRVKAKGMVTPLHYAAQLDDESSLDEFLRVCPSSIEDLTVKSETAIHVAIKNKSLNAFKVLLGWLRYFNKEEMLHSKDEEGNNALHTAVSANQPEVVKLLIGCMKVNIENSNGLTALDMFKERQAQGLVDAAVGDILLTAKAKTASELHPPLRGSEKTLKFKKFSDVLSCSDRIRGKFLWFHLSVNEVPLEVRNTLLVVAILIATATYQAALAPPGGFWQDDGKLQPAANNTGISNTTTSAISNANTTTAISNTTTTAISNTTTTIFSTEPSEQHFAGRMILAGSLYQLMFVICNSLAFFTSVCLISILVTGLRFSIIILLLIYLMELPYYISILETFGFTGIASVKMSFVIFMAVGALTAIYIPAIKQGIAYKDLQKM